The following are from one region of the Candidatus Neomarinimicrobiota bacterium genome:
- a CDS encoding PorV/PorQ family protein, which yields MRTDFQRRPNRLRSEGLQAGRILALALGLFVGFDLQAGIIKKAQVGFRFLENPISAEAVGRGGLGLVMFRNANTVFWNPAGLGWINTRLDVAANYTRGIADINHGSFAAAVDLGGSRVVAFDGLTIDYGDFYGTRRADNDEGYVDTEVFSPQAFALGLSFGQRVSDRFSYGVRVKYVMQDLGDAWITVDKAEGLTDTTTKNYALAEPALDLGAIYDFQFHGIRFGAAIQNYSRRISFETQEIPLPFAISFSIMVDPLSIVRPDLGDHVLHLGLETRHPRDFKEKVKLGAEYAFRDMFIVRGGFMGNYDQRGLTLGFGFKQAWTAGTIRFDYAYQDFGIFQAVHIVSFGIAR from the coding sequence ATGAGAACTGATTTTCAACGGCGACCGAACCGCTTGCGGAGCGAAGGGCTCCAGGCTGGCCGGATTTTGGCGCTCGCCCTGGGTCTATTCGTAGGGTTCGACTTGCAGGCCGGGATCATCAAGAAGGCCCAGGTAGGCTTTCGTTTCCTGGAAAATCCCATCTCAGCCGAGGCCGTGGGTCGGGGCGGACTGGGTCTGGTGATGTTCCGCAACGCCAATACGGTGTTCTGGAATCCTGCCGGCCTGGGATGGATCAATACCCGCCTGGATGTGGCCGCCAATTATACGCGCGGGATTGCCGACATCAATCACGGATCATTTGCCGCGGCGGTTGACCTGGGCGGCTCACGGGTGGTGGCCTTCGACGGCCTTACCATAGACTATGGCGATTTCTATGGTACCCGCCGGGCGGACAATGACGAGGGCTACGTGGATACCGAGGTGTTTTCGCCCCAGGCCTTCGCTCTGGGCCTATCTTTCGGCCAGCGGGTGAGTGATCGTTTCTCCTATGGCGTCCGGGTAAAATACGTCATGCAGGACCTGGGCGATGCCTGGATTACAGTGGATAAGGCGGAGGGCCTGACAGATACTACCACCAAGAACTATGCCCTGGCTGAGCCTGCCCTGGACCTGGGGGCAATCTATGACTTCCAGTTCCACGGCATCCGCTTCGGGGCGGCGATACAGAACTACTCGCGTCGGATCAGTTTCGAGACCCAGGAAATTCCCCTCCCCTTCGCCATCAGCTTCAGCATTATGGTGGATCCCCTGTCGATTGTCCGGCCCGACCTGGGGGATCACGTGCTCCATCTTGGCTTGGAAACCCGGCATCCCCGAGACTTTAAAGAGAAAGTCAAGCTGGGAGCAGAGTACGCTTTCCGAGACATGTTCATCGTCCGGGGTGGCTTCATGGGCAATTATGACCAGAGGGGGCTAACCCTGGGCTTCGGCTTCAAACAGGCCTGGACGGCCGGAACGATCCGCTTTGATTACGCCTACCAGGATTTTGGCATCTTTCAGGCCGTGCACATCGTTTCCTTCGGCATCGCCCGTTAG